From Trueperaceae bacterium, a single genomic window includes:
- a CDS encoding LptF/LptG family permease: MKRVDRYLLAESLPPLLFGLVLYSTLAVVSATLSRLQWLVGAPIADVAVWLGLQYPLAIVQTLPIAVVLAVLLAFGRLATDNELLAMQAGAVPLGRISRVFVVLGLIATLAALSLNQWVLPVTNARVGSLYWEMTAGGSGLFRLAGQSLPVEGFTLNFERVDRQTEEIFDVRIERWDDRQVGLIFADRAEFVESGLRLYGYRTLALDLSAIESGSNAAEPSETLQELVRASGRAADPDSSLLLTMESGADELVTRFSQGGFIDPRSISEVYADANDGALPVREQRSAAVLFHRMLAEPFASLVLLLVALPLSLTYARSRSVAFGLSLVVTLAWYLLLTLGQLLGQTGELPVWLGVWLANIVLGAAGLYLLSRQVVPK; this comes from the coding sequence GTGAAGAGAGTCGATCGCTACCTGTTGGCCGAGAGCCTGCCGCCGCTGCTGTTCGGACTGGTCCTCTACAGCACGCTGGCCGTCGTGAGCGCGACGCTCTCACGGCTCCAGTGGCTGGTCGGTGCGCCGATCGCGGACGTGGCCGTGTGGCTGGGGCTCCAGTACCCGCTGGCGATCGTCCAGACCCTGCCCATCGCCGTCGTTCTTGCGGTGCTCCTGGCGTTCGGTCGGCTGGCGACCGACAACGAACTGCTGGCCATGCAGGCCGGTGCCGTCCCGCTTGGGCGCATCAGCCGTGTGTTCGTGGTACTGGGGTTGATCGCAACCCTCGCGGCCCTGTCTCTCAACCAGTGGGTGCTGCCGGTTACCAACGCGCGAGTGGGCAGTCTCTACTGGGAGATGACGGCCGGGGGGAGTGGTCTCTTCCGGCTCGCAGGTCAGAGCCTACCGGTCGAGGGCTTCACCCTCAACTTCGAGCGGGTGGACCGGCAAACCGAGGAGATCTTCGACGTGCGGATCGAACGTTGGGACGACCGCCAGGTCGGACTGATCTTCGCGGATCGCGCCGAGTTCGTGGAGAGCGGGCTGCGGCTGTACGGTTACCGCACTCTCGCCCTCGACCTCTCGGCGATCGAATCCGGTTCGAACGCCGCCGAACCGTCCGAAACGCTCCAGGAGCTAGTAAGGGCTTCGGGTCGCGCCGCTGATCCCGACAGCAGCCTGCTGCTCACGATGGAGAGCGGGGCGGACGAGCTCGTCACCCGCTTCAGCCAGGGCGGGTTCATAGACCCGCGCTCCATCAGCGAGGTCTACGCGGACGCGAATGACGGGGCGCTCCCCGTCCGGGAGCAGCGCAGCGCGGCGGTGCTCTTCCACCGGATGCTGGCCGAACCTTTCGCGAGCCTCGTCCTCCTCCTGGTTGCCCTACCGCTCTCGCTCACCTACGCCCGCAGCCGCAGCGTCGCCTTCGGCCTCTCGTTGGTGGTGACCCTTGCCTGGTACCTGCTGCTCACGCTGGGCCAGCTTCTGGGACAGACAGGCGAGCTGCCGGTGTGGTTGGGCGTCTGGCTCGCTAACATAGTGCTGGGCGCGGCCGGCCTCTACCTCCTCTCGCGACAGGTCGTTCCCAAGTGA
- a CDS encoding bifunctional (p)ppGpp synthetase/guanosine-3',5'-bis(diphosphate) 3'-pyrophosphohydrolase, translated as MEALTTSLASSIDYLSEADKARVNAAYEVAERAHRGMMRKSGEPYIVHPVAVTALLAEMRLDADALIAGLLHDTVEDTEVTFEQIEQEFGATVRRIVEGETKISKLAVRVYEDEQAENLRQMLLAMIGDVRIILVKLADRLHNMRTLSSLSPEKQQRISRETQEIFAPLAHRLGINHIKNELEDLAFSYLEPDRYRQLQRQVRMRHAEREAYVQESIKLLEQKMRADGLCFELGGRSKHLYSIYRKMQRDGKNLDQIFDLMAIRAIIEPSNGSDLSREDQEKAVCYRALGIVHSLWTPIPGRFKDYVAVPKHNGYQSLHTTVIGLLGQPIEVQIRTRRMHEVAEFGVAAHWAYKQGIEDTEEIKQRLEWMQQLLDVDDTTESADAFVDAVKSDLLSERVLVFTPAGDVLNLPRGSTPIDFAYQVHTEVGHRCIGARVNGEIVPLSYRLQTGDRVEILTNRSAQYGPSPDWLNLAVTRSAKQKIRHYFRQQERAGQLEAGRKTLERALKRRQMPMGTYATKAKLEQATNRLIDGDSVDDLYLALAAKRLQARQVLEFLAPEKVSRQEPSRPAEVPGKSISGVLVEGLDSPAKLAQCCSPVRGDEVIGYITRGRGVTVHRVDCPNVKHLMNQQGERFIHVTWDAPSGEVFPVDFEVIAVDRPGLLKDVLDVIAAMNKSASRVTADVQDASSARIHFRVDVKDQTEIDFIKENVRRIADVTRIYRSKPGLKA; from the coding sequence ATGGAAGCCCTGACCACTAGTCTCGCCTCCAGCATCGACTACCTATCTGAAGCCGACAAGGCGCGCGTCAACGCTGCGTACGAGGTGGCCGAACGGGCGCATCGCGGCATGATGCGCAAGTCGGGCGAGCCTTACATCGTGCACCCCGTGGCGGTGACGGCCCTCCTCGCCGAGATGCGACTCGACGCCGACGCCCTCATCGCGGGCCTCCTCCACGACACCGTCGAGGACACAGAGGTCACCTTCGAGCAGATCGAGCAGGAGTTCGGCGCCACCGTGCGGCGCATAGTCGAAGGCGAGACCAAGATCTCGAAGCTGGCAGTTCGCGTCTACGAGGATGAGCAGGCCGAGAACCTGAGGCAGATGCTGCTCGCGATGATCGGCGACGTTCGCATCATCCTGGTCAAGCTGGCCGACAGGCTTCACAACATGCGCACCCTCTCCAGTCTCTCCCCCGAGAAGCAGCAACGGATCTCGCGCGAGACCCAGGAGATCTTCGCGCCGCTCGCACACCGGCTCGGTATCAACCATATAAAGAACGAGCTAGAGGACCTGGCGTTCTCTTATCTGGAGCCCGACCGTTATAGGCAGTTGCAGCGCCAGGTGCGGATGCGCCACGCCGAGCGCGAGGCCTACGTCCAGGAATCGATAAAACTGCTCGAGCAGAAGATGCGCGCCGACGGCCTGTGCTTCGAGCTCGGAGGCCGCAGCAAGCACCTCTACAGCATCTACCGGAAGATGCAGCGCGACGGCAAGAACCTCGACCAGATCTTCGACCTGATGGCGATCAGAGCCATCATCGAGCCGTCGAACGGCTCCGACCTCTCCCGCGAGGATCAGGAGAAGGCAGTGTGCTACCGGGCACTGGGCATAGTACATAGCCTCTGGACTCCGATCCCGGGGCGCTTCAAGGATTACGTCGCCGTTCCCAAGCACAACGGCTACCAGTCGCTCCACACGACGGTCATCGGGCTCCTGGGTCAGCCGATCGAGGTGCAGATACGCACGCGCCGCATGCACGAGGTCGCCGAGTTCGGCGTCGCCGCGCACTGGGCTTACAAGCAGGGGATCGAGGACACCGAGGAGATCAAGCAGCGCCTCGAGTGGATGCAGCAGCTGCTCGACGTCGACGACACCACCGAAAGCGCCGACGCCTTCGTGGACGCCGTCAAAAGCGACTTGCTTTCGGAGCGCGTCCTCGTCTTCACGCCTGCCGGAGACGTGCTGAACCTGCCTCGAGGCTCGACTCCGATCGACTTCGCCTACCAGGTCCACACAGAGGTAGGTCACAGGTGCATCGGGGCGCGGGTGAACGGCGAGATCGTGCCGCTCTCCTACCGCTTGCAGACAGGCGACCGGGTCGAGATCCTCACCAACCGCTCGGCTCAGTACGGGCCCTCACCCGACTGGCTCAATCTCGCTGTCACCAGGAGCGCGAAGCAGAAGATCCGCCACTACTTCCGACAGCAAGAGCGGGCGGGCCAGCTCGAGGCCGGCCGCAAGACGCTCGAGAGGGCTCTTAAGAGGCGGCAGATGCCCATGGGCACCTACGCGACGAAAGCCAAGCTGGAGCAGGCCACGAACCGGTTGATCGACGGAGATTCCGTTGATGACCTCTATCTGGCATTGGCTGCCAAGAGACTTCAAGCGAGACAGGTGCTCGAGTTCCTGGCCCCCGAGAAGGTCTCCAGGCAGGAGCCGTCCCGGCCGGCGGAGGTGCCGGGCAAGAGCATCTCCGGCGTGCTGGTCGAGGGGCTCGACTCACCGGCCAAGCTCGCACAATGTTGTTCCCCGGTGCGCGGCGACGAGGTCATCGGCTATATCACCCGTGGCCGAGGAGTAACGGTCCACCGCGTCGACTGCCCCAACGTGAAGCACTTGATGAACCAGCAAGGGGAGAGGTTCATCCACGTGACGTGGGACGCCCCCTCCGGCGAGGTGTTCCCGGTCGACTTCGAGGTCATCGCTGTCGACAGGCCAGGGCTGCTGAAAGATGTGCTAGACGTGATCGCCGCGATGAACAAGTCCGCCAGCCGAGTTACGGCCGACGTGCAGGACGCTTCGAGCGCTCGGATCCACTTCAGGGTGGATG